The genomic DNA GTTGTAATGAAAAAACCGACCGGCAGATAACCGATCGGTGAGAAGCTAGACGAAGACAGACCTAAGCAGAAGGAAGCAGTTGCAGGTTATTGTCTGAACCTTCTACAGTTTTTTTCTCGCTGGTAACAAACACCTTACCATCGTCATCCACATCCACAACCACAGTTGCCCCTTCTACCACCTTACCTGTGAGAATTTCCTCTGCCAGAGAGTCTTCTAGCAGGCGCATAATGGCACGGCGCAAGGGACGCGCACCGTAGCTGGGATTGTAACCTTCCCGTACCAGTAAATCCTTAAACCGCTCTGTCACTGTGAGAGTAATGCCCTTCTCTGCCATCCGCTTGTAAACCTCAGAGAGCATGAGTTCGGCAATCTGCTTAACTTCATCTACCGTCAGTTGACGGAAGACAATGATCTCATCCACACGGTTGAGGAATTCAGGACGGAAGTAGTTCTTCAGCTCCTCGTTGACCAGAGAGCGGATACGGTTGTAGTGAGACTCTTCCTCGTTTTCCGAGAACTCAAAGCCTAGACCACCACCACCCTTCTCAATCACCTTAGAGCCAATATTGGAAGTCATGACAATCAAAGTGTTCTTGAAATCGATCGTTCTTCCCTTGGAGTCCGTCAAACGTCCATCTTCTAGGATTTGCAAGAGCAAGTTAAAGACATCAGGGTGCGCTTTTTCAATCTCATCAAAGAGAACGACCGTATAAGGTCTGCGTCTGACAGCCTCTGTTAACTGCCCGCCTTCGTTATAGCCCACATAACCAGGAGGAGAACCAATCAGCTTAGACACTGTATGGCGCTCCATGTACTCGGACATATCTAGACGAATCATGGCTTCCTCTGAGCCAAAGAAGTAGGCAGCCAACGCCTTAGTTAGTTCCGTCTTACCTACACCCGTCGGACCAGAGAAGATGAAGCTAGCGATCGGACGGTTAGGATTCTTCAAACCAACCCTCGCACGGCGAATGGCACGGGAGATTGCCCTCACTGCCTCGTCTTGCCCAATTACCCGCTTGTGGAGTGTGTCTTCCATCTGCAGGAGCATTGCAGACTCTGACTCGGTCAGTTTGTTGACATGGATACCTGTCCAGGAGCTGACAATGTAGGCAATATCCTCTTCTGTTACCACAGGCACCACATCAGATTGGGCTGCCTCTGCCTTCTTGGCTTGGGTAATCGCCCGAATCTGTTGCTTGATTTCAATCTCTCTATCCCTGAGAGCACCTGCCCGCTCAAAATCCTGCGCCCTTACCGCCTCATCTTTCTCTTTCATCACCTTGCGCAGTTCCTTGTCTAGTTCCTTGGCTGCTGGCGGGAGCTGGGAGTTGATTAGACGAACACGGGAACTAGCCTCATCAATCAAGTCGATCGCCTTGTCAGGCAGATAACGGTCAGAGATATACCGATCGGACAGTTGGGCAGCTGCCACGAGGGCGGCGTCAGAAATCTTTAATTTGTGGTGCTGTTCGTAGCGCTCCCGCAGACCAAAGAGAATCTCGATCGTTTCTTCTACCGAAGGCTCACCCACCATAACAGGTTGGAAGCGCCGCTCCAAGGCTGCATCCCGTTCAATATGCTTGCGGTATTCATCTAGGGTAGTAGCCCCAATGCACTGCAATTCACCACGGGCTAGAGCAGGTTTGAGGATATTAGCCGCATCGATCGCTCCTTCCGCTGCCCCCGCCCCGATCAGGGTGTGCACTTCGTCGATGACCAGGATGACATTACCCGCCGATCGGATCTCATCCATGATCTTTTTAAGGCGTTCTTCAAATTCCCCTCTGTACTTTGTACCTGCTACCAGCAGCCCAATATCGAGGGTAACTACCCGCTTGTCTTCCAAAATATCGGGGACATCTTTGTTGGCAATGCGTTGAGCTAAACCCTCAGCAATGGCAGTTTTACCTACCCCTGGTTCCCCAATGAGGACAGGGTTATTTTTGGTACGACGACCGAGAATTTGGATCACCCGTTCAATTTCCTTTTCCCGTCCCACCACGGGGTCTAGCTTGCCCTCCGCCGCCAGTTGGGTGAGATTAGAACCAAATTCGTCCAGTGTAGGGGTCTTCGTCCTGCCGCTATTGCCACCCACAGATACTTCTGCCGTTTCACCTAGCATTCTGATGACCTGCGTGCGGACTTTGCCCAAATCTACGCCCAAATTCTCCAGGACTCTGGCTGCTACACCTTCCCCTTCCCGAATTAGACCTAACAGGAGATGTTCCGTACCGATGTAGTTGTGCCCAAGTTGCCGCGCTTCTTCCAGGGATAACTCTAACACTCGTTTTGCTCTCGGAGTGAAGGGAATCTCTACCGCGACAAATCCAGAACCGCGCCCGATAATTTTTTCTACTTCAATTCTGGCATCCTTGAGGTTGACCCCCATAGATTTCAGGACTTTGGCAGCAACGCCAGTACCTTCTCCAATCAAGCCCAAGAGAATCTGCTCCGTGCCCACAAAATTGTGCCCCAGCCGGCGCGCTTCTTCCTGAGCCAGCATGATGACCTTGATAGCCTTTTCTGTAAAGCGTTCAAACATGGCGTTTTTCCATAACCTGCTGCGTTAAAGTAATGGTAACATAGCTATCTTATACTTGGTGGAGTTCGGGAAACCCCTCTGCCTAAAGTAAATTTTAATTTTGTTGGTCTGGACTGTTCCCTATTCTTAACTTCTGCTGGGAAGTAGGTATTTTTTTGTGCTACCAAAAAAACGTAAGGATTTATACTGAAATCGCACTGCAACCGATGGATTTCTTATGGCGAAATTGTTTGCCGATCGGCTGGCTTTTTTAGGGGGAAACGTATTTGCCACGATCGACCAAGTTAAACAAGAGAGACTACGACAGGGAAAGCCTTTAATTGACCTCTCCCTGGGTTCAGCGGACTTGCCCACCCATCCTGTTATTCTGGCAGCGATCGCTGCGGCTTTGCAGGATACTAGCACCCATGGCTATGTCTTGTTTGGGCAGACCAAATATTTTCGGGAGGCAGTGGCGCAGTGGTTTGAGCAGAGATTTGGTATCCAAGTTGACCCTGAAACGGAAGTACTTCCCCTCATTGGCTCCCAGGAAGGGACAGCCCATTTGCCCCTGGCTCTTTTGAATCCTGGTGACTATGCCTTGGTGCTTGACCCTGGTTATCCGTCTCACTACGGTGGAGTGTATTTGGCTGGTGGTGTGCCCTGGGGGATGCCTCTCCGATCGGAGTTCAATTTTTTACCCGACCTAGGAGCAATTCCCCCCTCGGTTTTACAGCAGGCAAAGCTGATGATTTTGAGTTACCCCCATAATCCTACCACCGCCATTGCGGATATGGATTTCTTTCGCTCTGCCGTTGAGTTTTGCCAGAGATACGGACTGTGGTTAATTCATGATTTCCCCTACATGGATATTGTCTTCGATGGCTATGTTGCCCCTGCTATGTTGCAAGCCGACCCCGATAAATCAGTAACGATCGAGTTTTTCACCCTCTCTAAGTCCTACAATATGGGGGGATTTCGGGTGGGATTTGCTATTGGTAATTCCCAGTTAATCAGTGCCTTAAGACAGATTAAAGCTGTAGT from Pseudanabaenaceae cyanobacterium SKYG29 includes the following:
- a CDS encoding ATP-dependent Clp protease ATP-binding subunit, with the translated sequence MFERFTEKAIKVIMLAQEEARRLGHNFVGTEQILLGLIGEGTGVAAKVLKSMGVNLKDARIEVEKIIGRGSGFVAVEIPFTPRAKRVLELSLEEARQLGHNYIGTEHLLLGLIREGEGVAARVLENLGVDLGKVRTQVIRMLGETAEVSVGGNSGRTKTPTLDEFGSNLTQLAAEGKLDPVVGREKEIERVIQILGRRTKNNPVLIGEPGVGKTAIAEGLAQRIANKDVPDILEDKRVVTLDIGLLVAGTKYRGEFEERLKKIMDEIRSAGNVILVIDEVHTLIGAGAAEGAIDAANILKPALARGELQCIGATTLDEYRKHIERDAALERRFQPVMVGEPSVEETIEILFGLRERYEQHHKLKISDAALVAAAQLSDRYISDRYLPDKAIDLIDEASSRVRLINSQLPPAAKELDKELRKVMKEKDEAVRAQDFERAGALRDREIEIKQQIRAITQAKKAEAAQSDVVPVVTEEDIAYIVSSWTGIHVNKLTESESAMLLQMEDTLHKRVIGQDEAVRAISRAIRRARVGLKNPNRPIASFIFSGPTGVGKTELTKALAAYFFGSEEAMIRLDMSEYMERHTVSKLIGSPPGYVGYNEGGQLTEAVRRRPYTVVLFDEIEKAHPDVFNLLLQILEDGRLTDSKGRTIDFKNTLIVMTSNIGSKVIEKGGGGLGFEFSENEEESHYNRIRSLVNEELKNYFRPEFLNRVDEIIVFRQLTVDEVKQIAELMLSEVYKRMAEKGITLTVTERFKDLLVREGYNPSYGARPLRRAIMRLLEDSLAEEILTGKVVEGATVVVDVDDDGKVFVTSEKKTVEGSDNNLQLLPSA
- a CDS encoding LL-diaminopimelate aminotransferase, which encodes MAKLFADRLAFLGGNVFATIDQVKQERLRQGKPLIDLSLGSADLPTHPVILAAIAAALQDTSTHGYVLFGQTKYFREAVAQWFEQRFGIQVDPETEVLPLIGSQEGTAHLPLALLNPGDYALVLDPGYPSHYGGVYLAGGVPWGMPLRSEFNFLPDLGAIPPSVLQQAKLMILSYPHNPTTAIADMDFFRSAVEFCQRYGLWLIHDFPYMDIVFDGYVAPAMLQADPDKSVTIEFFTLSKSYNMGGFRVGFAIGNSQLISALRQIKAVVDFNQYQGILRGAITALTSDEIVVKQSVLELQKRRDFMVDALQRIGWQVQKPKATMYLWAKIPHANSMEFCRQLIWEQGIALSPGAGFGKQGEGFVRFALVHPIETLQEVIDRLPVFSLY